A genomic segment from Saimiri boliviensis isolate mSaiBol1 chromosome 14, mSaiBol1.pri, whole genome shotgun sequence encodes:
- the LOC101036518 gene encoding galactoside-binding soluble lectin 13-like, which produces MPPLPVPYIQPLSLCFGSCVIIRGRPNFSFVNDPQLQVDFCTDTDGDSGIAFHFRVYFGRCVVMNSRECEVWKCEEKSDHVPFQDGMPFEVHIYVRHDEYQVTINGKRTYGFGHRLPPSSVKMMRVWRDVSLSSVSVYY; this is translated from the exons ATGCCACCACTACCG GTGCCATACATACAGCCTCTGTCCTTGTGTTTTGGTTCCTGCGTGATAATCAGAGGGAGACCGAACTTCTCTTTTGT CAATGACCCACAGCTGCAGGTGGATTTCTGCACTGACACGGATGGAGACTCAGGAATAGCCTTCCATTTCCGAGTGTACTTTGGCCGTTGTGTGGTCATGAACAGTCGTGAGTGTGAAGTGTGGAAGTGTGAAGAGAAATCCGACCATGTGCCTTTTCAGGATGGCATGCCATTTGAGGTGCACATCTACGTGCGTCACGATGAGTACCAG GTAACAATAAATGGCAAACGCACTTATGGCTTTGGCCACCGACTCCCGCCGTCATCTGTGAAGATGATGCGAGTGTGGAGAGATGTCTCCTTGTCTTCAGTGAGTGTCTACTATTGA
- the LOC141581148 gene encoding uncharacterized protein LOC141581148, translated as IGSLRRGLHTDDGPPPAGASPGSPGSRRAARAAAPRAPALPSLSFSSAILLRGRPPGRCPTTASAAGSRPAQRPAASPAGRRGRPSRGGGRPWGGAGAPGARPIPASRLPATALAPPGPGRPVPRPPSRGCDAARSVLVAHCGAGKAAGAPGEGGAEAGLPRGRRPARACRGSPRAAEARRQTRAGRGDTGAVRAALLEERNRRRKTGASSAASRLRLLIRNEVLPATNTCPRCAQCSLP; from the coding sequence attgggtCCCTGCGGCGGGGACTCCACACGGACGACGGCCCACCCCCGGCCGGCGCTTCGCCCGGCAGCCCGGGGTCGCGGCGGGCGGCGAGGGCGGCGGCTCCCCGCGCCCCTGCCTTACCTTCCCTGTCCTTCTCGTCCGCCATCTTGCTGCGGGGCCGGCCGCCGGGGAGATGCCCAACGACAGCCTCGGCCGCGGGGTCCCGGCCCGCTCAGCGCCCCGCGGCCAGCCCGGCCGGGAGGAGGGGCCGCCCGAGCCGTGGGGGAGGAAGAccctggggcggggcgggggctcCGGGCGCGCGCCCCATCCCGGCGTCCCGGCTTCCCGCCACGGCCCTCGCGCCGCCCGGCCCCGGCCGCCCCGTTCCCCGCCCCCCGTCCCGTGGGTGCGACGCGGCGCGCTCGGTGCTTGTTGCTCACTGCGGAGCCGGAAAGGCCGCCGGGGCGCCGGGCGAAGGTGGGGCGGAGGCTGGGCTCCCACGGGGGCGACGACCCGCCCGCGCCTGCCGCGGCTCCCCTAGGGCGGCCGAGGCTCGACGGCAAACCCGGGCCGGGCGAGGGGACACCGGGGCCGTTCGAGCGGCGTTACTCGAGGAGAGAAACCGCCGGAGAAAAACAGGCGCAAGCAGCGCGGCGTCAAGGCTGCGCCTTCTAATCCGAAACGAGGTTCTCCCAGCAACAAACACGTGCCCACGCTGTGCTCAGTGTTCCCTGCCGTGA